A genomic stretch from uncultured Methanobrevibacter sp. includes:
- a CDS encoding DUF308 domain-containing protein, producing MKNKFVSLLAIILGIIIIAFPMIGVIGTSSLIGLSVLLISIYLLVVGVAIIDYNKTGAIIDLILGIILLFLSLGLTFNPNLFAFLAEISLYLAGIVLIIVGVVALVNNRHARFGFYIGISGILLGLLYIIIGSYVADPIILGTLIGLWLVITGTLKIIDG from the coding sequence ATGAAAAATAAATTTGTTAGTTTACTAGCTATCATTTTAGGAATAATAATCATCGCATTTCCAATGATTGGTGTTATTGGAACTAGTTCCTTAATAGGTTTATCTGTTCTCTTAATATCTATTTACTTACTTGTTGTAGGAGTAGCTATAATAGATTATAATAAAACTGGAGCAATTATTGATTTAATTTTAGGAATTATACTATTATTCTTAAGTCTTGGCTTAACATTTAATCCTAATTTATTTGCATTCCTTGCAGAAATTTCACTTTATCTTGCAGGAATTGTATTAATTATTGTGGGAGTTGTTGCTTTAGTTAACAACCGCCATGCTAGATTTGGATTTTATATAGGTATAAGTGGAATATTATTAGGTTTACTTTACATCATTATTGGTAGTTATGTTGCAGACCCAATTATTCTTGGTACTTTAATCGGATTGTGGTTAGTAATAACCGGTACTTTAAAAATTATAGATGGTTAA
- a CDS encoding NAD(P)-dependent oxidoreductase: MKIGFIGFGKVAKNLVNLIKCDNITFLTSAQNRSKTTIENIENSEVMVLNTFKDVALNCDILISVNSPNQALNIAVKYGKYLNGIYLDLNNISPKTTFEISKYVDNLIDGAIIGKIDSSNPILYLSGKDLEKLDFLSDFLELHKISEKLGDASKLKLLRSMYTKSVSAILIESSQIAKNLDLEDEFFDSLTLTEGKDFKNRAISRINNTKNSKKRKAEELTQIIDYFEKEDLTMVKASLKKLNQ, translated from the coding sequence ATGAAAATAGGTTTTATTGGCTTTGGAAAAGTAGCTAAAAATCTGGTAAATTTAATTAAATGTGATAATATCACTTTCTTAACATCTGCTCAAAACAGATCAAAAACTACAATTGAAAATATAGAAAACTCAGAAGTGATGGTTTTAAACACATTTAAAGATGTGGCTCTTAACTGTGATATTTTAATTTCAGTTAATAGTCCAAATCAAGCATTGAACATAGCTGTTAAATATGGAAAATATTTAAATGGAATTTATTTGGATTTAAATAATATCTCTCCAAAAACAACATTTGAAATTAGTAAATATGTAGATAATTTAATTGATGGAGCTATTATTGGAAAAATTGATTCTTCAAACCCAATTTTATATTTATCTGGTAAAGATCTAGAAAAATTGGATTTTTTAAGTGATTTTTTAGAACTCCATAAAATCAGTGAAAAATTAGGTGATGCATCTAAATTAAAATTGCTGCGTAGTATGTATACAAAATCTGTTTCAGCTATTTTAATAGAAAGTTCACAAATAGCTAAAAATTTAGATTTGGAAGATGAATTTTTTGATAGTTTAACTTTAACTGAAGGTAAAGATTTTAAAAACAGAGCTATTTCAAGAATTAATAATACAAAAAACAGTAAAAAAAGAAAAGCTGAAGAGTTAACTCAAATTATTGATTATTTTGAAAAAGAAGATTTAACCATGGTTAAAGCTAGTTTAAAAAAGCTTAACCAATAG
- a CDS encoding thioredoxin family protein, with amino-acid sequence MKKCSLYFIIFIIIVIIVVSAWFSLNDNKVESQKVEFNIIDTAGNLSEAIEIAKSKDKKVFAVFESDTCTYCNQLRQNTLNNNQVMEKLNESYVVTVIDINKNPEIASKYDVYSTPTMVILDSEGNELKSIVGYYGPDDLLKMI; translated from the coding sequence ATGAAAAAATGTAGTTTATATTTCATTATTTTCATAATAATTGTCATTATTGTAGTAAGTGCATGGTTTTCACTGAATGATAATAAAGTTGAATCTCAGAAAGTGGAATTCAATATTATTGACACTGCAGGAAATTTATCTGAAGCTATTGAAATAGCAAAAAGTAAAGATAAAAAAGTTTTTGCTGTTTTTGAGTCAGATACTTGTACTTATTGTAATCAATTAAGACAAAATACATTAAACAATAATCAGGTTATGGAGAAACTTAATGAAAGTTATGTAGTAACTGTAATTGATATTAATAAGAATCCTGAAATAGCTAGTAAGTATGATGTTTATTCAACACCTACTATGGTTATTTTAGACAGTGAAGGTAATGAATTAAAATCTATTGTGGGCTATTATGGACCTGATGATTTATTGAAAATGATATGA
- a CDS encoding adenylyltransferase/cytidyltransferase family protein — MLKLIAISADFDPIHKGHEKLIKEAKKLADAKGKQLVVYLNKGYSANHGPFFANFEARRDMALALGADDVKSFEGLHHRLVLSYSVPIRLNKMYEDGATDYITSAHIPLEEIKDKAQKFIKQGNFVGMPKNYPNRNEIRWYALNEFLGSPLEYHVIPELNKEKYSGRKIRKSIIENDMIIPKETKKLLPKTTVEILEREIAADNIPGKRNWDEIYKKMNTYSRGNLEKIAYLNGNTINEIIKRRVYRDPESIWAVFRRANYGPVMTRLAVSAIEEEVTKKEVMDLMKSYEAKGVIPDGQKVQRVIDRAWYVASESEKGVSAKIANEKFRSENIKVNKPPLNLHAGLNLTKFETKIMSEGLNADLYIDKNNKISVQLKADGKKIKTNLRLPAKEVTYLRYIMDSNFIPTTGTIEQAKKGYKVNITIG, encoded by the coding sequence GTGTTGAAATTGATAGCTATTAGTGCAGACTTTGACCCTATACATAAAGGTCATGAAAAATTAATTAAAGAAGCAAAAAAACTAGCTGATGCAAAAGGAAAACAGCTAGTTGTATATTTAAATAAAGGATACAGTGCTAATCACGGACCATTTTTTGCAAATTTTGAAGCAAGACGTGATATGGCATTAGCTCTTGGAGCAGACGATGTTAAATCATTTGAAGGTCTTCATCATAGACTTGTTTTATCTTATAGTGTTCCAATAAGATTAAATAAAATGTATGAAGATGGTGCCACTGATTATATTACATCAGCACATATCCCTCTTGAAGAAATTAAAGATAAAGCTCAAAAATTTATCAAACAAGGAAACTTTGTTGGAATGCCTAAAAATTACCCAAACAGAAATGAAATACGTTGGTATGCTTTAAATGAATTTTTAGGATCTCCTTTAGAATACCATGTAATTCCAGAACTTAATAAAGAAAAATATTCTGGAAGAAAAATCAGAAAATCAATAATAGAAAATGATATGATTATCCCTAAAGAAACTAAAAAATTACTTCCAAAAACAACTGTAGAAATTCTTGAACGAGAAATAGCTGCCGACAATATTCCTGGAAAACGTAACTGGGATGAAATTTATAAAAAAATGAACACTTATTCACGGGGAAACCTCGAAAAAATAGCATACTTAAATGGAAACACTATAAATGAAATTATTAAAAGAAGAGTTTATAGGGATCCTGAATCTATATGGGCAGTATTTAGAAGAGCAAATTATGGTCCAGTTATGACTAGATTAGCTGTAAGTGCTATTGAAGAAGAAGTTACTAAAAAAGAAGTTATGGATTTAATGAAAAGTTACGAAGCAAAAGGAGTTATTCCTGATGGTCAAAAAGTTCAAAGAGTTATTGATCGAGCATGGTATGTTGCAAGTGAAAGTGAAAAAGGAGTAAGTGCTAAAATAGCTAATGAAAAATTTAGAAGTGAAAATATTAAAGTAAATAAACCTCCTTTAAATCTTCATGCAGGATTAAATTTAACTAAATTTGAAACCAAAATTATGTCAGAAGGTTTAAATGCTGATTTATACATTGATAAAAATAATAAAATATCAGTTCAACTAAAAGCAGATGGTAAAAAAATTAAAACTAATTTAAGATTACCTGCAAAAGAAGTAACTTATCTTAGATATATCATGGATTCAAACTTTATTCCAACAACAGGAACTATTGAACAAGCTAAAAAAGGATATAAAGTAAATATAACTATTGGTTAA
- a CDS encoding cytochrome c biogenesis CcdA family protein, producing MEMFLVISFIAGVISILSPCILPILPIFIGFNLKKRKNIEIISFILGLFAIFIIVLFATVYFTILIYKYLNYIRLISAFILILIGSCLLFNISYNMPALAYKNNNAFILGFLTSLSWAPCYSGYLISLLTVLVNSGNPISVAINILVYCIGFGLTLLILGYVISRVDVNKFAKKSLNLQKIFAILILLGAIYMLITALGGIL from the coding sequence ATGGAAATGTTTCTAGTTATTTCTTTTATTGCTGGAGTAATTTCAATTTTATCTCCTTGTATTTTACCTATTTTACCAATTTTTATAGGATTTAACTTAAAAAAGAGAAAAAATATAGAAATTATTTCATTTATTTTAGGCTTATTTGCTATTTTTATAATTGTATTATTTGCAACAGTTTATTTTACTATACTTATTTATAAATACTTAAATTATATTAGATTAATATCTGCATTTATTTTAATTCTAATCGGGAGCTGTTTGTTATTTAATATATCATATAATATGCCTGCTTTAGCTTATAAAAATAATAATGCATTTATTTTAGGCTTTTTAACATCATTATCATGGGCACCATGTTACAGCGGATATTTAATTTCACTTTTAACAGTACTTGTAAATTCAGGAAATCCAATAAGTGTAGCAATTAATATTTTAGTATATTGTATTGGTTTTGGTTTGACTTTATTAATTTTAGGTTATGTAATTTCTAGAGTAGATGTAAATAAATTTGCTAAAAAGTCTTTAAATCTTCAAAAAATATTTGCTATATTAATTCTACTTGGAGCAATTTACATGTTAATAACTGCATTAGGAGGGATTTTATGA